Genomic window (Sphingomonas sp. S1-29):
TTCGGGGACGATTCCCATGCCGACTTCGTTCGACACCAGCTTCACCGGACAGCGTGCGCTGGCCAGCGCCGCGACCAGTGCATCGGCGGCGGGCTCGATCGGGTGGTCGCCCAGCATCAGGTTGGTCAGCCACAAGGTGAGGCAGTCGACCAGCAGCACCGATCCGTCGCCACCCTCGCGTTCGATCGCGGCGGGCAGGTCGAGCGGGCATTCGACGGTGCGCCAGCGCGCGCCGCGATCGGCGATGTGGTGCGCGATCCGGTCGGTCATTTCGGCGTCGAACGCCTGTGCTGTCGCGAGATACACCAGTGTCCCCGGCAGCGCTTCGGCCGCGGCCTGCGCCAGCCGGCTCTTGCCCGATCGGGCGCCGCCGATGAAGAAATGTACGCGATCCAAGCCTCTTGCCTCCGCTTCGACCGCATATTAGGGGCGATCGGGTGACAGGTTCCCAGAGATGGGATCAAAAGGGAACCCGGAAGCGGCCAAGCCGTGATCCGGGGCTGTACCCGCAACTGTGACCGGCGAGCGTTCGCCCATCCATGCCACTGGACCCTTAGGGTCCGGGAAGGCGGGACGAACGTGGTGACCCGGGAGCCAGGAGACCTGCCTGTCACGGTCGGTCCTTCGC
Coding sequences:
- the cobU gene encoding bifunctional adenosylcobinamide kinase/adenosylcobinamide-phosphate guanylyltransferase, which translates into the protein MDRVHFFIGGARSGKSRLAQAAAEALPGTLVYLATAQAFDAEMTDRIAHHIADRGARWRTVECPLDLPAAIEREGGDGSVLLVDCLTLWLTNLMLGDHPIEPAADALVAALASARCPVKLVSNEVGMGIVPENALARRFRDEAGRLNQRVAAAADSVSLVAAGLALRMK